The following proteins are co-located in the Halarcobacter sp. genome:
- the hemB gene encoding porphobilinogen synthase — protein MFKRFRRLRINETLRNLVQETTLTKNDFIYPLFVKEGENIKIEVESMPGVFQMSIDEILKECEYIRTIGLKSIILFGIPDVKDSVGSECLCEESIIARTIKAIKAKFPDMFIVTDLCFCEYTDHGHCGILDPKTQTVDNDKTLEISAQQAIVHAKAGVDMIAPSGMMDGIIETLRTALDANGYKDLPIMAYSTKFASAYYGPFRDVAESTPSFGDRRTYQMDPSNRLEALEESLEDERQGADILMVKPALAFMDIIRDLRNNTNLPVCAYNVSGEYAMIKNAGAAGLIDYERVMMETLIGFKRAGADLIITYHAKEACELLDKK, from the coding sequence ATGTTTAAAAGATTTAGAAGATTAAGAATTAATGAGACTCTAAGAAATTTAGTACAAGAAACTACATTAACAAAAAATGATTTTATTTATCCACTTTTTGTAAAAGAGGGAGAAAATATTAAGATTGAAGTAGAATCTATGCCAGGTGTATTTCAAATGAGTATTGATGAGATATTAAAAGAGTGTGAATATATTAGAACAATTGGATTAAAATCTATTATTTTATTTGGTATTCCGGATGTAAAAGATTCAGTTGGTAGCGAATGTTTGTGTGAAGAGAGTATTATTGCAAGAACAATAAAAGCTATAAAAGCAAAATTTCCAGATATGTTTATTGTTACAGATTTATGTTTTTGTGAATACACAGACCATGGTCATTGTGGAATATTAGATCCAAAAACACAAACAGTTGATAATGATAAAACATTAGAAATTTCAGCACAACAAGCGATAGTTCATGCAAAAGCTGGTGTAGATATGATTGCTCCTAGTGGAATGATGGATGGAATTATAGAAACATTAAGAACTGCATTAGATGCAAATGGTTATAAAGACTTACCTATTATGGCTTATTCAACTAAATTTGCAAGTGCTTACTATGGGCCTTTTAGAGATGTTGCAGAATCAACTCCATCTTTTGGAGACAGAAGAACTTATCAAATGGATCCTTCAAATAGATTAGAAGCTTTAGAAGAATCTTTAGAGGATGAAAGACAAGGTGCAGATATACTTATGGTAAAACCTGCATTAGCATTTATGGATATTATTAGGGATTTAAGAAATAATACAAATCTTCCAGTATGTGCTTATAATGTTAGTGGTGAGTATGCAATGATAAAAAATGCAGGTGCAGCAGGACTTATAGATTATGAAAGAGTTATGATGGAAACTTTAATTGGATTTAAAAGAGCTGGTGCTGATTTAATAATTACTTATCATGCAAAAGAGGCTTGTGAATTATTAGATAAAAAGTAA